GCATCGCACAGTCGGGTCGTTCGACGTATTATTGCCCTCACTGCCAGCGCGGCGCTCCCGTTAGTCGAGTGCCTCGATCAGCGCGCTCTTGAGATAGCCGGTCTCGGGAATACCCAGAATCTCTGGGTGGTCGAGAGGCTGGCCCCGGAGCTCGCGAAGCGTCAAGCGTCGCCCCGAGTCCGACGCTGCCGCGCGAAGCATGTCGAGGAAGAGGGGAGTCGTTAGGTGAAAGCTGCAGCTCGCCGTGAGAAGCATCCCTCCCGTGGTGAGCAGCTGCATCGCGCGCAGATTGATTTCCTTATATCCGCGAACTGCCGATGGAATCGACGCTCGGCTCTTGGCGAATGCCGGCGGGTCGAGAACGATGGTGTGGTAGCGTTCGCGGGCTCTCTGCTGCGCCTTCAGAAACTCGAACGCGTTTGCCTCGATGAAGTCGATGTTCGAGAAGCCATTCAGCGCCGCGTTCGTCTCGCCGCGGCGCAAGGCCTCACTCGATACATCGAGCGCGGTCACGTGCGCCGCGCCAGCGGCGAGATGGAGTGCGAACGATCCGTGATAGCTGAAGCAGTCGAGCGCTCGGCCGTGCGCGCGCGCTCCGATGGCGACGCGGTTCTCGCGCTGATCGAGAAAAGCGCCGGTCTTTTGCCCATCCCAAGGCGCGGCCAAATAGCGAATGCCGTGCTCGCTGACTTCAATCTCGCGCGGCACGTCGCCGGCGAGCAGCTCGACCATTGTCGTCAGATCCTCCTTGCTGCGGAGCGGCACGTCATGTCGCGCAAGAATGCCTAACGGTTTCGTGAGGGCCGAGAGTGCGGCGACGATCCGGTCGCGAAAGCGCTCGATCCCCGCGCTCATCAGCTGCACGACGATCCAGCGATCGTATCGATCGCAGACGAGAGACGGACAGGCATCACCTTCGCCATGGACGAGTCGGTAGGCATTCGTGCGTTCTGCGAGTGGCGCGCGGCGCGCGACCGCAGCTGTGAGCCGGTCGCGCCACCAGCTCTCGTCGAGTGAGGCGCGCGGGTTGCGATCGAGCAGGCGGAGGGCGATCTCCGAGGTGGGACTCCATAGTGCGCAGCCGAGCTCGCGACCGCGCTGATCGCTCACGATGACGGCGCCTGCTGGGGCGTCGGGGCGAGTGAGCACGTCGCTACGGTAGATCCACGGATGGCCCTGGGCCCATCTTCGCGCTCCCTTCGACGAAACGATTGCCGAGTCGAGTGCCTGGCGTCGTCGCGCGGTTGCTTGCGGTTTCATCGAGTCCGCTGCGATTTCGGTGCGGGGTTGAATTGGGCTTCGAGAGCGGGTACTATTCGGGCCCTTTCGCGTTGTCCGAGACCGATCGCAGTGCATGGGTCGGACTTGAGCCGATCGCGAAGGATGAATTAGGATTCATGGCTCGGCGCGAGCCCAACAATGCGCGCCAACGCTGTTTGAAAAGTGAAGGCAAGGTAGATCGTGGGATGTGAATCCAAACATCGTCCGAGCGTCGTCGCATTCGCGAGGTCGTTCGTGTC
This genomic window from Gemmatimonadaceae bacterium contains:
- a CDS encoding class I SAM-dependent rRNA methyltransferase, with translation MKPQATARRRQALDSAIVSSKGARRWAQGHPWIYRSDVLTRPDAPAGAVIVSDQRGRELGCALWSPTSEIALRLLDRNPRASLDESWWRDRLTAAVARRAPLAERTNAYRLVHGEGDACPSLVCDRYDRWIVVQLMSAGIERFRDRIVAALSALTKPLGILARHDVPLRSKEDLTTMVELLAGDVPREIEVSEHGIRYLAAPWDGQKTGAFLDQRENRVAIGARAHGRALDCFSYHGSFALHLAAGAAHVTALDVSSEALRRGETNAALNGFSNIDFIEANAFEFLKAQQRARERYHTIVLDPPAFAKSRASIPSAVRGYKEINLRAMQLLTTGGMLLTASCSFHLTTPLFLDMLRAAASDSGRRLTLRELRGQPLDHPEILGIPETGYLKSALIEALD